A single Capra hircus breed San Clemente chromosome 13, ASM170441v1, whole genome shotgun sequence DNA region contains:
- the FLRT3 gene encoding leucine-rich repeat transmembrane protein FLRT3, with amino-acid sequence MISPAWSIFLIGTKIGLFLQVAPLSVMAKPCPSVCRCDAGFIYCNDRFLTSIPTGIPEDATTLYLQNNQINNAGIPSDLKNLLKVERIYLYHNSLDEFPTNLPKYVKELHLQENNIRTITYDSLSKIPYLEELHLDDNSVSAVSIEEGAFRDSNYLRLLFLSRNHLSTIPWGLPRTIEELRLDDNRISTISSPSLQGLTSLKRLVLDGNLLNNHGLGDKVFFNLVNLTELSLVRNSLTAAPVNLPGTNLRKLYLQDNHINRVPPNAFSYLRQLYRLDMSNNNLSNLPQGIFDDLDNITQLILRNNPWYCGCKMKWVRDWLQSLPVKVNVRGLMCQAPEKVRGMAIKDLNAELFDCKDNPVVSTIQITTGTPNTVHPAQGQWPAPVTKQPDTKNPKLTKDQRTTGIPARKTITITVKSVTSDTIHISWKLVLPMTALRLSWLKLDHSPAFGSITETIVTGERSEYLVTALEPDSPYRVCMVPMETSNLYLFDETPVCIETETAPLRMYNPTTTLNREQEKEPYKNPNLPLAAIIGGAVALVTIALLALVCWYVHRNGSLFSRNCAYSKGRRRKDDYAEAGTKKDNSILEIRETSFQMLPISNEPISKEEFVIHTIFPPNGMNLYKNNHSESSSNRSYRDSGIPDSDHSHS; translated from the coding sequence ATGATCAGCCCAGCCTGGAGCATCTTCCTCATTGGGACTAAAATTGGGCTGTTCCTCCAGGTGGCACCGCTATCAGTTATGGCTAAACCCTGTCCATCTGTGTGCCGCTGTGATGCCGGTTTCATTTACTGTAACGATCGCTTTCTGACATCCATTCCAACAGGAATACCAGAGGATGCTACAACTCTCTACCTTCagaacaaccaaataaataatgcTGGGATTCCATCAGATTTGAAAAACTTGCTGAAAGTAGAAAGAATATACCTATATCACAACAGTTTAGATGAATTTCCTACCAATCTACCAAAGTACGTCAAAGAGTTACATCTGCAAGAAAATAACATAAGAACCATCACTTATGATTCACTTTCAAAAATTCCCTATCTGGAAGAATTACATTTAGATGATAACTCTGTCTCAGCTGTTAGCATTGAAGAGGGGGCATTTAGAGACAGTAACTATCTCCGGCTGCTTTTCCTGTCTCGTAATCACCTTAGCACAATCCCCTGGGGTCTGCCCAGGACTATAGAAGAGCTCCGCTTGGATGATAATCGCATATCCACCATCTCATCACCATCTCTTCAAGGTCTCACTAGCCTAAAACGCCTGGTTTTGGATGGAAACCTGCTGAACAACCATGGATTAGGTGATAAAGTTTTCTTCAATCTAGTCAACTTAACAGAACTGTCACTGGTACGGAATTCCCTGACTGCTGCACCAGTCAACCTTCCAGGCACAAACCTGAGGAAGCTTTATCTTCAAGATAACCATATCAATAGGGTGCCCCCAAATGCTTTTTCTTACCTGAGGCAGCTGTATCGACTTGATATGTCCAATAACAACCTAAGTAATTTACCTCAGGGTATCTTTGATGATTTGGACAATATAACACAACTGATTCTTCGGAACAATCCCTGGTATTGTGGGTGCAAGATGAAATGGGTACGTGACTGGTTACAATCACTACCTGTGAAGGTCAATGTGCGTGGGCTCATGTGCCAAGCCCCAGAAAAAGTTCGAGGGATGGCTATCAAGGACCTCAATGCGGAACTATTTGATTGTAAGGACAACCCGGTTGTAAGCACCATTCAGATAACCACCGGGACACCCAACACAGTGCATCCTGCTCAAGGACAGTGGCCAGCTCCTGTGACCAAGCAACCAGACACAAAGAACCCCAAACTCACCAAGGATCAGCGAACCACAGGGATTCCGGCAAGAAAAACAATTACCATTACTGTGAAATCTGTCACCTCTGACACAATTCATATCTCTTGGAAACTCGTCCTACCTATGACGGCTTTAAGACTCAGCTGGCTCAAACTGGACCACAGCCCAGCATTTGGATCTATAACTGAAACAATTGTAACAGGAGAACGCAGCGAATACTTGGTCACAGCCCTGGAGCCTGATTCACCCTATCGAGTCTGCATGGTTCCCATGGAAACCAGTAACCTCTATCTATTTGATGAAACTCCTGTTTGTATTGAGACTGAAACTGCACCCCTTCGAATGTACAACCCTACAACCACCCTTAATCGTGAGCAAGAGAAAGAACCTTACAAAAACCCCAATTTGCCACTGGCTGCCATCATTGGCGGGGCTGTGGCCCTGGTGACCATCGCCCTGCTCGCTTTGGTGTGCTGGTATGTTCATAGGAACGGATCCCTCTTCTCACGGAACTGTGCATACagcaaaggcaggagaagaaaggacgACTACGCGGAAGCTGGCACCAAGAAGGACAACTCCATCCTGGAAATCAGGGAGACTTCTTTTCAGATGTTACCGATAAGCAATGAACCCATCTCAAAGGAAGAATTTGTAATACACACCATATTTCCTCCTAATGGAATGAATCTGTACAAAAACAATCACAGTGAAAGCAGTAGTAACCGAAGCTATAGAGACAGTGGTATTCCAGACTCcgatcactcacactcatga